The following proteins are co-located in the Candidatus Paracaedibacter acanthamoebae genome:
- a CDS encoding peptidylprolyl isomerase → MFKFSRLAALALSLTVALPAMAETKDSTVVARVDIDGKKVEINVGELKRRMKSLPPQLQGESLDKIFDPLVQSSVDMAIITHLAKKAGLDKDDEVKARIADCQEAMLQKAYLDKQISQLQTDAELKKAYDELIKVMPDMDEISFYQAIFRDKKKAEEFIKSVKSKGGDFEKALKEGQEKDPELKGGKADFVKIPELPPALGVAMEKTKGGVLIDKPVEEKLGSQSVFFVAKIIERRAAKKPTFEEAKSDLKGLTVPKYAQEVIETARKDFKIEKFDLEGKPVVEKKEGESTSKAAPTA, encoded by the coding sequence ATGTTTAAGTTTTCCCGCCTCGCAGCTTTGGCGCTTAGCTTGACGGTCGCATTGCCCGCGATGGCTGAAACAAAAGATTCAACAGTTGTTGCCAGAGTTGACATCGACGGAAAAAAGGTAGAAATTAATGTCGGTGAACTAAAGCGCCGTATGAAATCGCTCCCCCCTCAATTGCAAGGCGAGTCTCTCGATAAAATTTTTGATCCATTAGTTCAAAGCTCAGTTGACATGGCCATTATTACTCATTTGGCTAAAAAAGCTGGCCTTGACAAGGATGATGAAGTTAAGGCGCGTATTGCTGATTGCCAAGAAGCTATGTTGCAAAAGGCGTATCTAGACAAGCAAATTTCTCAACTTCAAACAGATGCAGAGCTTAAGAAAGCCTATGATGAATTAATTAAAGTTATGCCAGATATGGACGAAATTAGCTTTTATCAGGCAATTTTCCGCGATAAGAAAAAAGCTGAAGAGTTCATCAAGTCCGTTAAATCAAAAGGCGGAGATTTTGAGAAAGCTTTGAAAGAAGGTCAAGAAAAAGATCCAGAACTCAAGGGTGGAAAAGCTGATTTTGTTAAGATTCCTGAGCTCCCGCCTGCACTTGGTGTTGCGATGGAAAAGACCAAGGGTGGCGTGTTGATTGATAAGCCAGTTGAAGAAAAACTTGGATCTCAATCAGTATTTTTTGTTGCTAAGATTATTGAACGTCGTGCGGCCAAGAAGCCAACCTTTGAGGAAGCAAAATCAGACCTTAAGGGCCTTACTGTTCCAAAGTATGCTCAAGAAGTTATTGAAACAGCCCGTAAAGACTTCAAGATCGAAAAATTCGACTTGGAAGGTAAGCCTGTTGTTGAGAAGAAGGAAGGGGAGTCTACCTCTAAAGCAGCACCTACCGCTTAA
- the secA gene encoding preprotein translocase subunit SecA, with the protein MLVSLLTKFFGSANERMVKKYLKVVEKINQLEPIYEAMSEEELKGQTQLFKDRLAKGETLDDILPEAFATAREASKRILGMRPFDVQLVGGIVLHNGIISEMRTGEGKTLVATLPVYLNALTGKGVHLVTINDYLASRDSSWMGRLYNYLGLSVGCIIHGMSDDQRRMAYNSDVTYGTNHEFGFDYLRDNMKFRFGDMVMRPFNYAIVDEVDSILIDEARTPLIISGSAEDSSELYKTINVLIPKLTPEHYEKDEKQRTVTLTEGGIERIEELLREANIIQSDNLYDIHNISVVHHVNQALKAHILFTRDVDYIVKNDKVIIIDEFTGRMMEGRRYSEGLHQALEAKENVTIEMENQTLASITYQNFFRMYPKLSGMTGTAMTEAHEFEEIYKLHTIDIPTNRPVARKDNDDEVYLTADEKYRAMIAQIKECQKKGQPILVGTTSIEKSEMISKLLQAEKIKHQVLNARYHEQEAAIITDAGAPGAITIATNMAGRGTDIKLGGNLEARIAKEIHGLTDEKDIKKAIERATAEIKALEEQVKAAGGLYVIGTERHESRRIDNQLRGRSGRQGDPGESKFYISLQDDLMRIFGSDRLDTMLRRLGVQEGEAISHAWISKALERAQQKVEARNFDIRKHLLRYDDVMNDQRKIIYEQRRDLMQSNDISEMITDMRSDVIESLVHRHIPHDSLIEQWDIEGLENEVHRVFGITIDAKTWANEEGIADAEIIQRIIDAATTHMKSKEEKYGDVMMRTAETNMVLRILDKCWKDHLLTLDQLRQGINLRAYAQGNPLNEYKREAFVLFQNMLDVLREETVSALAHFEIDVPDPSILSQLLNPDMDFDRLEEQTPAWEDPETVQEAEIVSMKEKPRRPHKTGSKAQDASDNPGRIQRNALCPCGSGKKFKHCHGTIDV; encoded by the coding sequence ATGTTAGTTTCTTTACTCACCAAGTTTTTTGGATCAGCCAATGAACGTATGGTCAAAAAATATTTAAAGGTTGTTGAAAAAATCAATCAACTAGAGCCAATTTATGAAGCCATGTCCGAGGAAGAACTTAAAGGACAAACACAACTTTTTAAAGATCGCTTAGCAAAAGGTGAAACACTGGACGATATTCTTCCCGAAGCCTTTGCAACAGCCCGCGAAGCCTCTAAACGTATTCTTGGGATGCGCCCCTTTGATGTTCAACTTGTCGGCGGCATCGTCTTACACAATGGAATAATTTCAGAAATGCGGACGGGTGAAGGTAAAACACTGGTAGCCACCCTTCCCGTCTACCTTAATGCCCTAACCGGCAAAGGTGTTCATCTTGTTACGATTAACGATTACCTAGCCTCTCGCGACTCAAGTTGGATGGGTCGTCTTTATAATTATTTAGGTCTTAGTGTTGGCTGCATTATTCATGGCATGTCTGATGATCAACGCCGCATGGCCTATAACAGCGATGTCACTTATGGAACGAACCATGAATTTGGGTTCGACTATTTGCGGGATAACATGAAATTCCGCTTTGGCGATATGGTTATGCGTCCTTTTAACTATGCTATCGTTGACGAAGTTGACAGCATTTTGATTGATGAAGCAAGAACACCTCTTATTATTTCAGGCTCTGCCGAAGATTCTTCAGAACTATACAAAACAATTAATGTTCTGATTCCTAAATTAACACCTGAGCATTATGAAAAAGATGAAAAACAGCGGACGGTCACTTTAACAGAAGGTGGTATTGAACGCATTGAAGAATTGCTGCGCGAAGCCAACATTATTCAAAGCGATAACCTTTATGATATCCATAACATCAGTGTCGTACACCATGTGAATCAAGCTCTTAAAGCTCACATCTTGTTTACGCGTGATGTGGATTATATCGTTAAGAATGATAAAGTCATCATTATTGATGAATTTACCGGCCGTATGATGGAAGGGCGACGCTATTCAGAAGGGCTGCATCAAGCCTTAGAAGCAAAAGAAAATGTAACAATTGAAATGGAAAACCAGACATTGGCTTCCATTACCTATCAAAACTTTTTCCGTATGTATCCTAAGTTATCTGGGATGACCGGTACAGCTATGACTGAAGCACACGAATTTGAAGAAATATACAAACTACACACTATTGATATTCCAACAAATCGCCCGGTTGCCCGTAAAGATAACGATGATGAGGTGTATCTCACAGCGGATGAGAAATACCGGGCAATGATTGCTCAGATTAAGGAATGCCAGAAAAAAGGACAGCCTATTCTTGTTGGAACGACCAGCATTGAGAAATCTGAAATGATTTCAAAATTGCTGCAAGCAGAAAAAATTAAGCACCAAGTGTTGAATGCTCGCTACCATGAACAGGAAGCCGCCATTATCACCGATGCCGGTGCTCCAGGTGCCATTACCATTGCTACCAACATGGCTGGTCGGGGGACTGATATTAAGTTGGGCGGTAACTTAGAGGCTCGCATTGCCAAAGAAATTCATGGCTTGACCGACGAAAAAGACATCAAGAAGGCCATTGAGCGTGCCACCGCAGAAATCAAAGCGTTGGAAGAGCAAGTGAAGGCAGCTGGCGGGTTGTATGTTATCGGAACAGAGCGCCATGAAAGCCGCCGTATCGACAACCAATTACGCGGTCGTTCTGGTCGCCAAGGGGATCCAGGAGAATCAAAATTTTACATTTCCTTGCAAGACGATCTCATGCGTATTTTCGGATCCGATAGACTTGATACAATGCTGCGCCGGCTTGGCGTTCAAGAAGGAGAAGCAATTTCCCACGCTTGGATCAGCAAGGCGCTGGAACGGGCACAACAGAAAGTAGAAGCTCGCAACTTTGATATTCGCAAGCATTTATTGCGCTATGACGACGTCATGAATGATCAGCGTAAAATTATTTATGAACAACGTCGCGACCTTATGCAAAGCAATGATATCTCTGAGATGATTACGGATATGCGCTCTGATGTGATTGAAAGCCTGGTTCATCGTCACATCCCGCATGATTCCCTGATCGAACAATGGGATATCGAAGGCCTTGAGAATGAAGTCCATCGTGTTTTCGGTATCACCATTGATGCAAAAACTTGGGCCAATGAAGAAGGAATTGCTGACGCAGAAATTATTCAACGCATTATAGACGCTGCAACAACTCACATGAAGTCAAAAGAGGAAAAATACGGCGATGTGATGATGCGAACAGCTGAAACCAATATGGTTTTGCGTATCCTTGACAAATGCTGGAAAGATCACCTACTCACTTTGGATCAACTGCGCCAAGGCATCAATTTACGCGCCTATGCGCAGGGAAATCCATTGAATGAATATAAGCGCGAAGCTTTTGTTCTCTTTCAAAATATGCTGGATGTGCTTCGGGAAGAAACGGTCTCTGCTTTGGCACACTTTGAAATTGATGTTCCAGATCCAAGTATCTTGTCTCAACTTCTAAATCCAGATATGGATTTTGATCGCCTAGAGGAACAAACGCCGGCTTGGGAAGACCCCGAAACGGTTCAAGAAGCCGAGATCGTCAGTATGAAAGAAAAGCCACGCCGCCCTCATAAAACAGGTAGTAAAGCTCAAGACGCCTCTGACAATCCTGGCCGCATTCAACGCAATGCCTTGTGTCCGTGTGGGTCGGGCAAGAAATTTAAACATTGCCATGGCACCATCGACGTCTAG